In one Mycobacterium heckeshornense genomic region, the following are encoded:
- a CDS encoding SDR family NAD(P)-dependent oxidoreductase produces MDTTLQGRTALITGGGSGIGRGTGLALADRGAAVAVLGRSLTQCERTADEIEKRGGAAIAVRCDVREPHDIQRGIAAVTDAWGRLDIVVHAAQSFNYGAIRKLCAADLDESWRTGPMAAFLLMQAALPALRSSKGLIVNVASGVGITAPPAMAAYAMAKEAMRALTRVAAVEWGPYGIRAVVLCPFAATPGLDNFENELGLSRDSDLIPSIPLRRLGDPEKDVGRVVAFLASDDASYITGTTLMVDGGYTYLR; encoded by the coding sequence ATGGACACAACGTTGCAAGGCCGTACGGCTTTGATCACGGGCGGTGGCAGCGGCATCGGCAGGGGAACCGGCCTGGCGCTGGCCGATCGCGGCGCGGCAGTTGCGGTGCTCGGGCGATCGTTGACGCAATGCGAGCGTACCGCGGACGAAATCGAAAAGCGCGGTGGTGCAGCGATCGCCGTTCGTTGCGACGTGCGTGAGCCCCACGACATCCAGCGCGGAATTGCCGCGGTCACCGACGCCTGGGGGCGCCTCGACATCGTGGTTCACGCCGCCCAGAGTTTCAACTATGGCGCGATACGCAAGCTTTGCGCCGCAGATCTCGACGAGTCCTGGCGCACCGGCCCGATGGCAGCATTCCTGCTCATGCAAGCGGCATTGCCGGCGCTGCGGTCGTCGAAGGGCCTGATCGTCAACGTTGCCTCCGGGGTGGGCATCACGGCGCCGCCGGCGATGGCCGCCTACGCGATGGCCAAAGAAGCTATGCGCGCTCTTACCCGGGTGGCGGCCGTCGAGTGGGGACCGTACGGCATCCGGGCGGTTGTGTTGTGTCCCTTCGCTGCGACGCCGGGTCTCGACAATTTCGAGAATGAGCTCGGGCTGTCTCGTGACAGCGATCTGATCCCGTCCATACCGCTGCGCCGGCTCGGTGATCCTGAAAAGGACGTGGGCCGCGTCGTCGCGTTTCTCGCATCCGACGACGCCAGCTACATCACCGGCACAACCCTGATGGTTGACGGCGGCTATACCTACCTGCGTTGA
- a CDS encoding amidohydrolase family protein yields the protein MTKIWTNSGDSHFLEPDDLWQSRLPKRLAELTPRAEKDPDGEWETVHVDGQIFRRKLPSSAMVKFAEESMKPQGSRDARARLADLDKEGVWGEVIFPSLGMWASSFRTPELLRACMRASNEWAIDEIMSVSDRYVVTAQVSTLNVDDAVEELQWAADHGFKAVFLPTTPHPSADDWHRESWEPFWAAAEEAGMVLAFHIGTDPVDMTVGGASGGLGLVYRGPGGAVMNYAETTFSGQRAAMKMVASGALDRHPNLKVLISEGGATWVPFLGDRMVEGYRQHHMAVRPKLSRSPKEILYNQVYASFQHDETAVAAYEHMGYRNVMFGSDYPHMEGTFGHTQDTLKTLFDGVSEQTRLRITQGTFYELFPHVPPVPAEAA from the coding sequence ATGACCAAGATCTGGACGAACTCCGGTGATTCGCACTTTCTGGAACCCGACGACCTGTGGCAGTCGCGGTTGCCCAAGCGTCTCGCCGAACTGACCCCGCGCGCCGAAAAGGACCCCGATGGGGAATGGGAAACCGTGCACGTCGACGGTCAGATCTTTAGGCGCAAGCTGCCGTCCTCAGCGATGGTGAAATTCGCCGAGGAGAGCATGAAGCCACAGGGCAGCCGCGACGCACGGGCCCGGCTTGCCGACCTGGACAAGGAAGGCGTTTGGGGCGAGGTGATCTTCCCCTCGCTGGGCATGTGGGCCTCAAGTTTTCGCACACCCGAATTGCTCAGGGCGTGCATGCGGGCCAGCAATGAGTGGGCGATCGACGAGATCATGTCCGTATCGGATCGCTACGTGGTGACCGCGCAGGTCTCGACATTGAACGTCGACGACGCGGTCGAGGAGCTGCAATGGGCCGCCGACCACGGATTCAAGGCGGTCTTCTTACCGACCACACCGCATCCGAGCGCCGATGACTGGCACCGTGAGAGCTGGGAACCGTTCTGGGCGGCCGCCGAAGAGGCCGGCATGGTGCTGGCCTTTCATATCGGCACCGACCCGGTGGACATGACGGTGGGTGGGGCCAGCGGCGGGTTGGGCTTGGTGTACCGGGGTCCGGGAGGCGCGGTGATGAACTACGCCGAGACCACCTTTTCCGGCCAGCGGGCGGCGATGAAGATGGTGGCCTCCGGGGCGCTGGACCGCCACCCGAACTTGAAGGTGCTGATTTCCGAAGGTGGGGCCACGTGGGTTCCGTTCCTTGGCGACCGGATGGTCGAAGGCTACCGCCAGCACCACATGGCGGTGCGCCCCAAACTAAGCCGCAGCCCCAAGGAAATCCTCTACAACCAGGTTTATGCGTCGTTCCAGCACGACGAAACCGCGGTCGCCGCCTATGAGCACATGGGATATCGCAACGTGATGTTCGGCAGTGACTACCCGCACATGGAGGGCACGTTCGGCCATACCCAGGACACCTTGAAGACGCTGTTTGACGGGGTCAGCGAGCAGACCCGGCTGCGGATCACCCAGGGAACGTTCTACGAACTGTTTCCCCACGTTCCCCCTGTCCCTGCGGAAGCCGCCTGA
- a CDS encoding CaiB/BaiF CoA transferase family protein: MAASTLTSEGPLADLVVVDLSTTLPGAQATQFLADCGAHVIMVEPPDGSPLRQLAGWPALLRGKRSVTLDLHDQTDLDQLRALMDRADVVVNTLRPATAERIGLTSASLGKRYPRLVVASITGWGSTGPWRDYKGWEALIMAKTGVMHEKRTVTPRPGPVYVSVPYASWGAAQAAVHGILAALIERDSSGRGQFVESNLVTGMGAMDPYNWFYEMVLQRYPDAFEPMDTPFDDQGRPQAFLIYPLLTAPTKDGHWLQFAQVSPRLMQAWLTELDLVTELADPKWQGFPMLPSAELRTEWWDMMLQRVRARTLAEWEQAFAANHDLSGELFRSPQASLDHPQVRHEGRAVTVIDPELGAVRQPSTLIHAEGKPLTRLRPAPRLGEHNAELTLDAPAAPPVTPSPGGGPRDLPLHGLTILEFGSMFAGPYGATLLTDLGARVIKVEPLDGDNIRTLVAFPEAGGAKVLQGKESVAIDFTKPEGLELVYELVKHVDAVLQCFRGQAAKRAKIDEATLKAVNPDLVFVSAPGYGIDGPYAHRAAYAPSIGAASGLAVMDSRDAARPPTDLDDVHRKAAALFAGSAAPAVQADGIAALGVASALLVGLYAKRRGLQLPNMVTTMLGTALQALIAYNTSYAGRRQDETVDEEFYGLNALYRMYRAADGWIFLAAPLPQEWPAFAKAMSVYVDLEADERFTTAAARAVNDAALADALTPVFASKSKLDWERELTSQDIGCVEVVERNPELELQTDPYFEAGYSVEAVSPIFDRHRRLAPLCRFSRSRTKADAGCTIGQHTDAVLREIGLDDDRIADLRSRRIIGAG, from the coding sequence ATGGCGGCGAGCACCCTGACTTCCGAAGGCCCACTCGCCGACCTTGTCGTCGTGGACCTGTCGACCACGCTGCCAGGGGCGCAGGCCACGCAGTTTCTTGCCGACTGCGGAGCCCACGTGATCATGGTGGAACCCCCCGATGGCAGCCCGCTTCGCCAACTGGCGGGATGGCCGGCGCTACTGCGCGGCAAGCGCAGCGTCACCCTCGACCTGCACGACCAGACGGATCTGGACCAACTCCGGGCCCTGATGGACCGAGCCGACGTCGTGGTCAACACCCTGCGCCCAGCGACCGCCGAACGGATCGGCCTGACTTCAGCGTCGCTGGGCAAACGGTACCCGCGGCTGGTCGTCGCCAGCATCACCGGCTGGGGCTCGACCGGTCCGTGGCGTGACTACAAGGGCTGGGAGGCCCTGATCATGGCCAAAACCGGGGTGATGCACGAAAAGCGGACAGTCACTCCCCGGCCGGGACCCGTGTACGTTTCGGTGCCCTACGCGTCGTGGGGTGCCGCTCAGGCTGCGGTGCACGGCATTCTGGCCGCGCTGATCGAGCGCGACTCCAGCGGCCGTGGTCAGTTTGTGGAGTCCAACCTGGTGACCGGGATGGGCGCGATGGACCCCTACAACTGGTTTTACGAGATGGTGCTGCAGCGCTACCCGGACGCCTTCGAGCCGATGGACACACCATTCGACGACCAGGGCCGTCCCCAGGCATTCCTGATCTACCCCCTTTTGACGGCGCCGACGAAAGACGGGCACTGGCTTCAGTTCGCCCAGGTCTCGCCCCGGTTGATGCAGGCCTGGTTGACCGAACTGGACTTGGTGACAGAACTGGCCGATCCGAAGTGGCAGGGTTTCCCGATGCTGCCCAGCGCCGAGCTGCGCACCGAGTGGTGGGACATGATGCTGCAACGGGTCCGCGCGCGCACCCTGGCAGAATGGGAGCAGGCATTCGCGGCAAACCACGATCTCAGCGGTGAGCTGTTCCGCAGCCCGCAGGCGTCACTGGATCATCCGCAAGTACGTCACGAAGGCCGAGCGGTGACGGTGATCGACCCCGAGCTGGGAGCGGTGCGCCAGCCGTCGACCCTGATCCATGCCGAGGGCAAACCACTGACGAGGTTACGGCCGGCGCCACGGCTCGGCGAGCACAACGCCGAGCTGACATTGGACGCGCCGGCTGCGCCGCCGGTGACGCCGTCACCCGGCGGCGGACCGAGGGATCTGCCGCTGCACGGCCTGACCATCCTGGAATTCGGCAGCATGTTCGCCGGACCCTACGGCGCCACACTGCTGACCGATCTCGGCGCCCGGGTGATCAAGGTCGAACCGCTCGACGGCGACAACATCCGGACCTTGGTCGCATTCCCGGAAGCCGGCGGGGCAAAAGTGCTGCAGGGCAAAGAAAGTGTGGCCATCGATTTCACCAAACCCGAGGGTCTTGAGCTGGTGTATGAGCTGGTCAAACACGTCGACGCGGTCTTGCAGTGCTTCCGCGGCCAGGCGGCCAAACGGGCCAAAATCGACGAGGCCACGCTCAAAGCCGTCAACCCTGATCTGGTATTCGTCAGTGCCCCGGGGTACGGCATCGATGGCCCCTACGCGCATCGGGCGGCCTACGCGCCGTCCATCGGAGCGGCCTCGGGCCTGGCGGTGATGGACAGCCGCGATGCCGCGCGGCCACCGACAGACCTCGACGACGTGCACCGCAAGGCGGCGGCGTTGTTCGCCGGCAGTGCGGCCCCTGCCGTACAGGCCGACGGTATCGCGGCGCTGGGCGTTGCCTCGGCGTTGCTGGTCGGGCTGTATGCGAAGCGGCGCGGGCTGCAATTGCCGAATATGGTCACCACGATGCTGGGCACGGCGCTGCAGGCGCTGATCGCCTACAACACCAGCTACGCCGGTCGTCGGCAGGACGAGACGGTCGATGAAGAGTTCTACGGCCTCAATGCGCTCTACCGGATGTACCGCGCCGCCGACGGGTGGATCTTCCTGGCCGCTCCGCTCCCCCAGGAATGGCCGGCGTTCGCCAAGGCCATGTCGGTGTATGTCGACCTGGAGGCTGACGAAAGGTTCACCACGGCGGCGGCGCGGGCAGTCAACGACGCCGCCCTGGCTGATGCGTTGACCCCGGTGTTTGCCAGCAAGTCAAAGCTGGACTGGGAGCGCGAGTTGACGTCGCAAGACATCGGCTGCGTCGAGGTGGTGGAACGCAATCCGGAGCTGGAGCTGCAGACCGACCCCTACTTTGAAGCGGGCTACTCGGTGGAAGCGGTCAGCCCGATTTTCGATCGCCATCGACGGCTGGCGCCGCTATGCCGGTTCTCGCGGTCGCGCACGAAGGCCGACGCCGGGTGCACGATCGGCCAGCACACCGATGCGGTGCTGCGCGAGATCGGTCTTGACGACGATCGCATCGCCGACCTGCGGTCGCGCCGCATCATCGGCGCTGGTTAG
- a CDS encoding acyl-CoA dehydrogenase family protein — MSAQKALAGGVFDVSIGDDDIAELRQLVDDIGRRSFDARLGHRGLPEQFDQALWANLEDSGLTRLTSTPDLGAGPAELATVLRGLARRAGAVPLAETDLLAAWLAQQAGLTPPPGPLTVAIADAKPAGSRITGAANDVPWTRASAAVVLAARSPAGVHVAVTDAGQVKITDGHNLAGEPRDRVDFDTPVHRFRLLDASVGAELLQRGAWARCVQVIGALDAAAESSVSHTRERVQFGRALSTFQSVQHALAAMAGEIERARAAATLAVAAATDYGFGTAPTEYAITVAKVVLGRAVARVTAIAHQLHGAIGVTAEHHLWLFTMRAQSWAGEFGGTSRQARTLGHIALGAKDPWDIIIGANLAG; from the coding sequence GTGAGTGCCCAAAAAGCCCTGGCGGGCGGCGTTTTTGACGTATCGATCGGCGACGACGATATTGCTGAACTGCGCCAGTTGGTCGACGACATCGGCCGTCGGTCGTTCGACGCCCGTCTCGGCCACCGCGGGCTACCCGAGCAGTTTGACCAGGCGTTGTGGGCGAACCTGGAGGACAGCGGACTGACCCGTTTGACCAGTACGCCCGACCTCGGCGCGGGACCCGCCGAGCTGGCGACCGTGCTGCGCGGGCTGGCCCGCCGCGCCGGTGCCGTGCCGCTCGCCGAAACGGATTTGCTTGCGGCCTGGCTGGCGCAGCAGGCCGGCCTCACGCCGCCCCCCGGTCCATTGACCGTCGCGATCGCGGACGCCAAGCCGGCCGGAAGCCGGATCACCGGAGCCGCGAACGATGTGCCGTGGACCCGGGCATCGGCCGCGGTGGTGCTCGCCGCCCGTAGCCCCGCCGGCGTTCACGTCGCGGTGACCGATGCTGGCCAGGTGAAGATCACCGACGGCCACAATCTGGCTGGCGAGCCACGCGATCGCGTGGACTTCGACACGCCGGTGCATCGATTCCGCCTGCTCGATGCCTCGGTGGGCGCCGAGCTGCTGCAGCGCGGCGCTTGGGCGCGATGCGTCCAGGTTATCGGCGCGTTGGACGCGGCGGCGGAGTCCTCGGTGTCCCACACCCGCGAGCGTGTCCAGTTCGGCCGTGCGCTGAGCACGTTTCAGTCGGTCCAGCACGCCTTGGCCGCGATGGCCGGTGAGATCGAACGGGCCCGTGCTGCCGCGACGCTCGCCGTCGCGGCAGCAACCGATTACGGATTCGGCACCGCACCGACGGAGTACGCGATCACGGTCGCCAAGGTGGTGCTCGGCCGCGCGGTAGCCCGGGTCACCGCCATTGCGCATCAGTTGCACGGCGCGATCGGCGTGACCGCCGAACACCATCTGTGGCTGTTCACGATGCGGGCGCAGAGCTGGGCCGGCGAGTTCGGCGGCACCAGCCGACAGGCCCGCACGCTGGGCCACATCGCGCTCGGCGCCAAAGACCCTTGGGACATCATCATCGGCGCCAACCTGGCCGGTTAG
- a CDS encoding SDR family oxidoreductase encodes MTVAAFNGASAIVSGGAGGLGEATVRRLHAEGLAVVIADVAQDKGKALADELGPRAAYVDTDVTDEHSIRAAIEVADNLGTLRYAVVAHGGFGVAQRIVQRDGSPADFGGFTKTIDLYLNGTYNLARLVAAAVAAAEPRDGGERGALVLTASIAGYEGQIGQSAYAAAKAGVIGLTLAAARDLGAAGIRVNTIAPGTMKTPIMESVGEEAIAQFAANVPFPRRLGEPSEFADAAVFLLTNGYVNGEVLRLDGAQRFAPK; translated from the coding sequence GTGACAGTAGCAGCATTCAACGGCGCGTCGGCAATCGTCAGCGGCGGTGCCGGTGGATTGGGTGAGGCAACGGTACGACGCTTGCACGCCGAGGGCCTTGCCGTCGTTATCGCCGACGTTGCCCAAGACAAGGGCAAAGCGCTTGCCGACGAGCTTGGCCCGCGGGCCGCATATGTCGACACGGACGTCACCGACGAGCACAGCATCCGCGCCGCTATCGAGGTGGCTGACAATCTCGGAACGCTGCGGTATGCCGTTGTCGCGCATGGCGGGTTCGGTGTTGCGCAACGCATCGTCCAGCGCGACGGCAGCCCAGCCGATTTCGGCGGATTCACCAAGACGATCGACCTCTATCTCAACGGCACCTATAACCTGGCACGGCTGGTGGCAGCCGCGGTGGCGGCAGCCGAGCCGCGCGACGGCGGTGAGCGCGGTGCGCTAGTGCTGACCGCATCGATCGCCGGCTACGAAGGCCAGATCGGCCAGAGCGCTTACGCCGCGGCGAAGGCCGGCGTCATCGGGCTGACGCTTGCCGCGGCGCGTGATCTGGGCGCAGCCGGCATTCGGGTCAACACCATCGCCCCAGGAACCATGAAAACGCCGATCATGGAGTCGGTGGGCGAAGAAGCCATCGCGCAATTCGCTGCTAATGTCCCGTTTCCCCGCAGATTGGGCGAACCGAGCGAATTCGCGGATGCGGCGGTGTTCCTGCTCACCAACGGTTATGTCAACGGTGAAGTGCTGCGATTGGACGGTGCCCAGCGGTTCGCGCCCAAATAG
- a CDS encoding mycofactocin-coupled SDR family oxidoreductase — MGLLDGRVVFITGAARGQGRSHAVTFAEEGADIVGVDICEDLDMVPYQLGTMEDLEETARLVEKTGRGMVIRKADVRDGAALRAAFDAGVRQFGHIDTVIANAGVILTNPDERDASEALRLGIDVMLIGVWNTFQVAIPHLRERGQGGNLVATSSMAALLDLTDGRGGTDAYNMSKLAITGLVRSYANFLAPERIRVNGVAPTNCATPMITENPALFKVIEQTPHLVNAMQTALPDFPMIEPKDVTNAILFLISEYGRSFTGSVLKVDAGMDIRR, encoded by the coding sequence ATGGGCTTGTTGGATGGTCGCGTTGTGTTCATTACCGGTGCCGCGCGCGGGCAGGGCAGATCACACGCGGTGACCTTCGCCGAGGAAGGCGCCGACATTGTCGGCGTCGACATCTGCGAAGACCTTGACATGGTGCCTTACCAGCTCGGGACGATGGAGGATCTTGAGGAGACCGCACGTCTGGTCGAGAAGACCGGCCGCGGCATGGTGATTCGCAAGGCCGACGTGCGCGATGGCGCCGCGCTGCGGGCCGCGTTCGACGCAGGTGTGCGGCAGTTCGGTCATATCGACACGGTAATCGCCAATGCCGGAGTCATCCTGACCAATCCCGACGAGCGCGACGCATCCGAAGCCCTACGGCTCGGTATCGACGTCATGCTGATCGGTGTATGGAACACCTTCCAGGTCGCGATCCCACATCTCAGGGAACGCGGGCAGGGCGGAAACCTCGTCGCGACAAGCTCCATGGCGGCATTGCTTGACCTGACCGACGGCCGGGGTGGCACCGACGCCTACAACATGTCAAAGCTTGCGATCACCGGCCTGGTGCGGTCGTATGCCAATTTCTTGGCGCCAGAACGGATCCGGGTCAACGGGGTCGCGCCAACCAACTGTGCGACACCGATGATCACCGAAAACCCGGCACTGTTCAAGGTGATCGAGCAAACCCCGCACCTGGTGAACGCGATGCAGACCGCGCTACCCGATTTTCCGATGATCGAACCCAAGGATGTAACAAATGCAATCTTGTTCTTGATCTCTGAGTATGGGCGCAGCTTCACCGGCAGCGTGCTCAAGGTCGACGCCGGCATGGACATTCGCCGGTGA
- a CDS encoding LLM class F420-dependent oxidoreductase gives MKWGIVFSSTGFPDPDSAVALAQAAEQAGFESLWAPEHVIMSKHPDATPYRGSPDGSMARLSRRGGIPDPLIWFAYVAATTSRIRFGTGVLILPEHQPVVLAKSAATLDHLSGGRVLLGVGVGELPEEYQAVGMNFADRGRRMDEYIDAMRRLWREDTASFHGRYVHFEQVECRPWPVRRSIPLVIGGASDAAIRRAATRGDGYFPFIFPGHDPVVELPRLLDRVRSETQAVGRDPSAMEFTAGGARTVEEAKVYADFGIHRLTVAIRSRTIADMRAEVARLGDELVSRTVDL, from the coding sequence ATGAAATGGGGAATCGTCTTCTCCAGCACCGGCTTTCCCGATCCTGACAGTGCTGTTGCACTGGCGCAGGCCGCCGAGCAGGCCGGCTTCGAGTCGTTGTGGGCACCCGAACACGTGATCATGTCCAAGCACCCGGATGCCACGCCCTACCGAGGCTCGCCGGACGGTAGCATGGCCAGGCTGAGCCGCCGTGGCGGCATTCCCGACCCGCTCATCTGGTTCGCCTACGTGGCCGCGACGACCAGCCGGATCCGGTTCGGCACCGGGGTGCTGATTCTGCCGGAGCATCAACCAGTCGTGTTGGCCAAGTCGGCCGCGACGCTAGATCACCTTTCCGGTGGGCGGGTGCTGCTTGGTGTCGGTGTCGGTGAGCTGCCGGAAGAATATCAGGCGGTCGGCATGAACTTCGCCGACCGGGGACGCCGGATGGATGAGTACATCGACGCGATGCGCCGCCTGTGGCGGGAGGACACCGCCTCGTTTCACGGTCGCTACGTCCACTTCGAGCAGGTCGAATGCCGACCGTGGCCGGTGCGACGATCGATCCCGCTGGTGATCGGCGGCGCATCGGATGCGGCGATCCGGCGCGCAGCCACCCGCGGTGACGGCTACTTCCCGTTCATTTTCCCGGGCCACGATCCGGTAGTCGAGCTGCCCCGATTGCTGGATCGCGTGCGTAGCGAGACCCAGGCTGTTGGTCGCGATCCGTCCGCGATGGAATTCACCGCCGGCGGAGCTCGCACGGTCGAAGAGGCAAAGGTCTACGCAGACTTCGGCATCCACCGGCTCACTGTCGCGATTCGCTCCCGCACGATCGCCGACATGCGCGCCGAAGTGGCTCGGCTCGGTGACGAGTTAGTTTCCAGGACAGTCGATTTGTGA
- a CDS encoding TetR/AcrR family transcriptional regulator — protein MVGSELPAAMRRRNASGEATRVMLMEVAERLFATRGIQAVTLREIQEAAGQANTSVIRYHFGSRDGLIRALIAFRQHTLGRVRQQMLERMREEGKEADPRAVVWLLVRPLADSIKAGEMFVPFLARLAEDPRARSDYWPDHLDDDWTQEKLEALVEAALQDLPERIRRGRTFQLYIGIINVLGQSARSSQGISEAQLHNFVDGWVGLLTAPVSYETRALLTQSRGS, from the coding sequence ATGGTTGGTAGCGAGCTGCCCGCGGCTATGCGTCGCCGTAACGCGTCGGGTGAGGCGACACGGGTGATGCTCATGGAGGTGGCTGAGCGGTTATTCGCCACCCGGGGTATCCAAGCGGTAACGCTGCGCGAAATCCAGGAAGCCGCCGGGCAAGCCAACACATCGGTGATCCGCTACCATTTCGGGTCACGAGACGGCCTGATCCGGGCCCTGATTGCGTTCCGTCAGCATACGCTCGGCAGGGTCAGGCAGCAGATGCTTGAGCGGATGCGCGAAGAGGGCAAGGAAGCCGACCCTCGAGCGGTGGTGTGGCTGCTGGTGCGGCCACTGGCTGACAGCATCAAGGCCGGGGAGATGTTCGTGCCGTTTTTGGCTCGGCTCGCCGAGGATCCACGGGCCCGCAGTGACTACTGGCCGGATCACCTCGACGATGACTGGACGCAGGAGAAACTGGAGGCGCTGGTGGAGGCCGCGCTGCAAGACTTGCCCGAGCGGATCCGGCGGGGACGCACCTTCCAGCTCTACATCGGCATTATCAACGTGCTCGGCCAATCCGCTCGGTCGAGCCAAGGTATCAGCGAAGCGCAGTTGCACAACTTCGTCGACGGGTGGGTCGGCTTGCTCACCGCCCCGGTGTCCTACGAGACCCGTGCCTTGCTCACCCAATCACGCGGCAGCTAA
- a CDS encoding TIGR03619 family F420-dependent LLM class oxidoreductase, which produces MKFTLEYPSEIPDAAPGFLAPDLITRLAVQAEESGFDAIAFSDHPAPSAKWRHSGGHDTFEPALALSYIAAVTTRIRVMTNLYVLPFRNPYLAAKTFTSLDILSGGRLIAGVGAGYLRSEFSALGVAFDQRAFLLDSGLDALVRIWTRPDEPVIGDDFAATGPMWLSRPVQHPHPPIWIGGNGKAARRRVVRYGQGWCPVIAPPSMASSIRTAVIDSPTKFGRAVEQLRAELSSAGHDPASVDIQIDVPVVNFDAHDSVTRSLERLDEFAGLGATWAIVHVDASSVGAATEYLTAFSDTVIRTRRDQQRAYVG; this is translated from the coding sequence GTGAAGTTCACGCTCGAGTACCCTAGCGAGATCCCAGATGCTGCTCCGGGATTCCTGGCACCGGATCTGATCACGCGACTGGCGGTTCAAGCCGAGGAATCTGGTTTCGACGCCATCGCGTTCAGCGATCATCCAGCCCCGTCGGCCAAGTGGCGACACTCCGGCGGCCACGACACCTTCGAGCCGGCACTCGCCCTGAGCTACATCGCCGCCGTCACCACGCGCATCCGTGTCATGACGAACCTGTACGTGCTTCCGTTCCGCAACCCGTATCTGGCGGCCAAAACCTTTACCAGCCTGGATATCTTGTCGGGAGGTCGGTTGATCGCAGGGGTGGGTGCGGGCTACCTACGCTCGGAGTTTTCGGCACTTGGGGTGGCTTTTGATCAGCGCGCCTTTTTGCTGGATAGCGGCCTGGACGCCCTCGTACGGATCTGGACACGGCCTGACGAGCCGGTTATCGGAGACGATTTCGCCGCGACTGGGCCGATGTGGCTTAGCCGCCCGGTGCAACACCCCCATCCGCCGATCTGGATCGGCGGTAACGGCAAGGCCGCCCGTCGGCGAGTGGTGCGTTATGGCCAGGGCTGGTGCCCGGTCATCGCACCACCGTCGATGGCGTCGTCGATTCGCACCGCCGTCATCGATAGCCCGACGAAGTTCGGTCGGGCCGTCGAGCAACTGCGCGCCGAGCTGTCCAGCGCGGGCCACGATCCGGCCAGCGTCGATATCCAGATCGACGTCCCGGTCGTCAACTTCGATGCACATGACTCGGTCACGCGCTCATTGGAGCGCCTCGACGAATTCGCCGGCCTCGGTGCGACGTGGGCGATCGTGCATGTCGACGCCTCATCGGTGGGTGCCGCCACCGAGTACCTCACCGCCTTCAGCGACACCGTCATCCGGACGCGTCGCGATCAACAGCGCGCCTACGTCGGCTGA
- a CDS encoding enoyl-CoA hydratase/isomerase family protein encodes MSPSRDGSSPRPPDDDWLGTPFLTFTRQGPFAICTIDRPEARNALTPAMYFGIRYAISRVNADDGLAGLLITGTGDVFAPGGDLGQGGADDWMDFASTLSMDVTPFDTLRTSAKPVVAAVNGLCQGGGLQIALCSDMAVVSERATFRVPELFRGIADTYYSQMLARTIGPVRTRDLMFTGRVLTAREALDWGMVARVVPHHELLESAREVLAQCCRTAPAARASIKASLDNYVGLFDRIGMQSSLTGPEAREGFRAFKEKRSPEWVHADLRIDGRL; translated from the coding sequence ATGTCGCCATCCCGCGACGGCAGCAGTCCCCGACCACCTGATGACGACTGGTTGGGCACGCCGTTTCTGACATTCACCCGGCAAGGCCCCTTCGCGATCTGCACGATCGATCGACCGGAGGCGCGAAACGCCCTGACCCCCGCAATGTATTTCGGCATTCGCTACGCGATCAGCAGGGTCAACGCCGACGACGGACTTGCCGGTTTGCTGATCACCGGGACTGGCGATGTATTCGCCCCCGGCGGCGACTTGGGCCAGGGTGGTGCCGACGACTGGATGGACTTCGCATCCACCCTGTCCATGGATGTGACGCCGTTTGACACCTTGCGTACCTCAGCCAAGCCCGTGGTCGCCGCGGTTAACGGGCTATGCCAGGGTGGGGGACTGCAGATCGCGCTGTGCAGCGACATGGCTGTCGTCAGCGAGCGCGCGACCTTCCGGGTGCCGGAACTTTTCCGCGGGATCGCCGACACGTACTACAGCCAGATGCTGGCCCGCACCATCGGCCCGGTCCGCACCCGTGACTTGATGTTCACCGGCCGGGTCCTGACCGCCCGGGAGGCACTCGACTGGGGGATGGTGGCGCGCGTGGTTCCTCACCACGAGCTACTCGAATCCGCACGCGAGGTCCTCGCGCAATGCTGTCGGACGGCGCCTGCCGCCAGGGCTTCGATCAAGGCGAGCCTGGACAACTATGTGGGCCTGTTCGACCGCATCGGAATGCAGAGCAGCCTCACCGGTCCCGAGGCCCGGGAGGGATTTCGCGCCTTCAAGGAGAAGCGTTCACCCGAATGGGTCCATGCCGACTTGAGGATTGATGGCCGGCTGTAG